The region GGACTTCCAACACTCCTTGCCCGCCAGCCTGGTGCTTCCTTGGCCTGGTTGCAGGCTTCGCACAGGCCCTGCAGGTTTTCGGCGTTTGTACTCCCGCCGATGCGGTGCGGACGGATATGGTCGCGGTGCCGTATTGGGGCGTTGCACCACGGTGTCCGGCAGGTTTGATCCCTCGCGGAGATGAACCTGGCCAGGGAATCGGGGACGTACCGCGCCTTGGAATCCATGGCGATCAGCTCTCCGGAGGTCGGCGCCGTATAGAGGCGGCGGAGCCAGAGATCCGGTGACGCTGATTCTTCGTGTCGGCTCGCGGGGTCCTTACGTCCGGCTTTGGGTGTCGAGGCGCTGCCGCTCCTTTCACCGCCGGCGCTGCCGCTTGCGGCCAGTCCACCACCAGCCCTTCCAGTTGCAGCTTTCCGCACCGCGTCCCGCGCCCACATGGCTGGCACCGCGCCGTATCCGCTGAGATAGGCCGGTTCGTTCGAACCCGCCAGCAGCGTACGGTCGGTCATAACAAGCTGGACCTCCAACGGCACCCGGTCCGCTTGGGCAAGCCCAGTGATTCTTTCCACCATCGTGTCCGCCATGATCTGGCCGCGCCCGCGTGAATCGCCCCGTGCCCGAAGGTAATCTGCTTCACGGCTGAGGGCTGCAAAGACTGCGACTCCCTGTGCCACCGGCAGCAGGCCGGTCAGGTAGGTCATGGTGTCCGGTGCGGGCCGGCAGGAAACATGGCGGTCCGTCTGCGCCTTGGCTGCCCGGCGGACCAGCGCTTCCTGATCGATCCGGTAGGTCAGTTTCCGGATCCGGCCGATCAAGCGTCCGCCGCCCAAACCCTCCAGCCCTGCGGGGTCTCCAGCTACCTCACGGTCCACCAAACGACGGTCGGATACTGAAAGGCACGCCGTCTCGCGGACCAGCAGCGTGGCCCGCCATTCGTTGAGTCTGCCCTCGGACAGCGCCCGGAGCGTGCACGGCATTTCATGCGCAAGCGCTTTGGAGAAGCCAAGAATCCGCCCGCCGCGGGCAGGCGATTCGCGTCGGGCGAGGGCAATTTGAGCAGCTACTCCTCTCCCCTGCTGCTCCAGGGGAACCCCGGAGCGGGCATGTGCCGCACGGACGGAAGCATCGAAAGCGGCGGCGACCCGGACCTGGGCTGCTGCAGCAGCCGCCTTGAGTTCTTCCAGTACGCGCAGCCGGCTTATCAGACAGGCATCTGTATCGGAGGCGATCTCCTCCAGGACCCGCCCGGAAGACAGCTCGGTGATCCACGTGGCGACCTGCGGGGATGACGGTTCATTGCCGCAATACGCCTCGCTGAGGGTTGCCGGACCAGGGCGCTCACGGCTGGACAGTGGTGTCGCGGACGCCGGACCGTTACTGCCACAGTGCTGCCCAGCGAGTGTACCGAAGCAGGGCTCAACGCCATGAACAGGTGGCGGATAGTCCCGATTTGATTCGAACATGTGTTCGATGCTATGGACTTCCAACCACCGCTGCAATAGGAGTTTTCGTCCTTGTGGAAAACTACCCACACCCTTGGGTACCCCCGCCCTGACTTGGGGTAACACTTGAAAGGGTTGGTCAGAATCCTGCCGCGGGCTGCCGGTATTGGGTGCTCGTTGGAGGCGTGCCATCGTCGGCCCGGAGGCTGGTCTGGACCCGGCCGCAGTCGGCCGGCCGGGCGG is a window of Arthrobacter sp. zg-Y1171 DNA encoding:
- a CDS encoding HNH endonuclease signature motif containing protein; the encoded protein is MFESNRDYPPPVHGVEPCFGTLAGQHCGSNGPASATPLSSRERPGPATLSEAYCGNEPSSPQVATWITELSSGRVLEEIASDTDACLISRLRVLEELKAAAAAAQVRVAAAFDASVRAAHARSGVPLEQQGRGVAAQIALARRESPARGGRILGFSKALAHEMPCTLRALSEGRLNEWRATLLVRETACLSVSDRRLVDREVAGDPAGLEGLGGGRLIGRIRKLTYRIDQEALVRRAAKAQTDRHVSCRPAPDTMTYLTGLLPVAQGVAVFAALSREADYLRARGDSRGRGQIMADTMVERITGLAQADRVPLEVQLVMTDRTLLAGSNEPAYLSGYGAVPAMWARDAVRKAATGRAGGGLAASGSAGGERSGSASTPKAGRKDPASRHEESASPDLWLRRLYTAPTSGELIAMDSKARYVPDSLARFISARDQTCRTPWCNAPIRHRDHIRPHRIGGSTNAENLQGLCEACNQAKEAPGWRARSVGSPGRHTVEITTPTGYSYQSTAPPLPGD